One window from the genome of Nitrospirota bacterium encodes:
- a CDS encoding hydrogenase small subunit: protein MGDREEISKQFLGTFEFQGIKRRDFLKFCGATAALLGLSESFIPKIAAAIEKASKRPPVVWLNFASDSGCTEALIKATYPNAADLVLDILSVDYNETIMAAAGKQAEEILQNSKKAGDYILIVEGGVPTKKGHGMIAGKEMLDILKEFSGPAVAILAVGSCATFGGVPAAKPNPSQIIGVTEALKKVGVKKAVVNLDLCPVNVEYLVAVVVNYLLLGKLPELDSFGRPKMFYGQTIHENCERRANFDAGRFVETFGSNEEALGYCLYKMGCKGPMTYSACPKVMYNDRISWCVKSGGPCIGCAEHGWPDKFAGFYERLPDVKLPGIQATADKIGAVAGVATAVGIAAHAIATKSSGRGKGEKEGGNK from the coding sequence ATGGGAGACAGGGAAGAAATCAGTAAGCAATTTCTCGGGACTTTCGAATTTCAGGGAATTAAAAGAAGGGACTTTCTGAAATTCTGCGGCGCTACCGCTGCCCTTCTCGGGTTGTCGGAATCATTTATTCCTAAAATTGCAGCAGCTATAGAAAAGGCATCCAAAAGGCCGCCTGTTGTATGGCTTAACTTTGCATCGGATTCAGGCTGCACAGAGGCTCTCATCAAGGCAACATATCCAAATGCCGCTGACCTTGTTCTTGACATCCTGAGCGTTGATTACAACGAGACAATCATGGCTGCCGCAGGAAAACAGGCAGAGGAAATTCTTCAGAACTCAAAAAAGGCCGGTGATTATATTCTCATAGTGGAAGGCGGTGTTCCCACAAAGAAAGGGCATGGCATGATAGCAGGCAAAGAGATGCTTGATATACTTAAGGAATTTTCCGGCCCGGCGGTGGCAATTCTTGCAGTCGGAAGCTGTGCTACATTCGGCGGCGTGCCGGCAGCAAAACCCAATCCATCACAAATTATAGGCGTTACAGAGGCGCTTAAGAAGGTCGGAGTAAAAAAAGCCGTTGTTAACCTTGACCTCTGCCCTGTTAATGTAGAGTATCTTGTGGCGGTAGTTGTGAATTATCTGCTTCTTGGCAAACTTCCTGAGCTTGACAGCTTCGGGCGTCCCAAGATGTTCTATGGCCAGACTATACATGAGAACTGCGAGCGAAGAGCGAATTTTGATGCGGGAAGATTTGTAGAGACATTCGGTTCTAACGAAGAGGCTTTGGGATACTGTTTATATAAGATGGGATGCAAAGGCCCGATGACTTACTCTGCATGCCCTAAGGTTATGTATAACGACAGAATCAGCTGGTGTGTGAAGTCCGGAGGTCCATGCATAGGCTGCGCTGAGCATGGATGGCCTGATAAATTTGCGGGCTTTTATGAACGACTCCCGGATGTAAAGTTGCCCGGCATTCAGGCAACAGCAGATAAGATTGGCGCTGTTGCAGGAGTTGCAACTGCTGTAGGCATAGCGGCCCATGCCATAGCTACAAAATCATCAGGAAGAGGCAAGGGAGAAAAGGAAGGGGGTAATAAATAA
- a CDS encoding homoserine dehydrogenase → MINVGIIGFGTVGAGTAKILLENKDVISQRTGFDINLKKIADLDIKKSRGIKLPEGILTANVDEILNDPEINIVIELIGGIHPAKELILKAIRNKKHVVTANKALIATEGNEILAEAEKHGVEIGFEASVAGGIPIIKIIKEGLVANRILAVYGIINGTSNYILTKMTDEGLEFSDALKEAQRLGYAEADPAYDIEGIDSAHKLAILASLAYNIPLSFNDVYKEGITRITSQDIGFAGELGYKIKLLAIAKASDNKVELRVHPTMVPRDYLISKVDGVFNAIYVQGDAVGDTLYYGRGAGDMPTGSAVVSDVVDIGKKIVRSQESGVRSKKAVLIPRSKLKVKGIEDIEAMYYFRFTAFDKPGVLSSISGVLGSYNISITSVIQKGRRLGEAVPLIVLTHTAKEKDVIKAVAEIDRLSVVADKTLYIRVVGKEE, encoded by the coding sequence ATGATTAATGTCGGCATTATAGGATTCGGGACTGTCGGTGCAGGAACGGCTAAGATATTGCTTGAAAACAAAGATGTTATTTCTCAGAGAACCGGTTTTGATATAAACCTGAAAAAAATTGCTGACCTTGACATAAAAAAGAGCAGGGGGATTAAACTGCCGGAAGGAATTCTGACCGCTAATGTTGACGAGATACTTAATGACCCTGAGATTAATATAGTTATTGAACTTATCGGAGGCATACACCCTGCAAAGGAACTTATCCTTAAAGCCATAAGGAATAAAAAGCATGTGGTTACAGCGAATAAAGCGCTTATCGCCACAGAGGGAAATGAAATATTGGCTGAAGCGGAAAAGCATGGTGTTGAGATAGGCTTTGAGGCGTCTGTTGCCGGCGGCATTCCCATTATCAAAATTATAAAAGAGGGACTCGTTGCTAACAGGATACTGGCAGTCTATGGGATAATAAACGGCACTTCAAATTATATTCTCACAAAGATGACGGACGAGGGCCTTGAGTTTTCTGATGCTCTGAAAGAGGCGCAGAGGCTCGGCTATGCGGAAGCTGACCCTGCTTATGATATTGAAGGGATTGACTCGGCTCATAAGCTGGCGATTCTTGCATCGCTGGCGTATAACATACCGCTTTCGTTTAATGACGTTTATAAAGAAGGCATAACCAGAATAACTTCTCAGGACATCGGCTTTGCAGGAGAGTTGGGTTATAAGATAAAACTTCTTGCAATCGCAAAGGCTTCCGACAACAAGGTGGAACTCAGGGTTCATCCCACAATGGTTCCAAGGGATTATCTTATATCAAAGGTTGACGGTGTTTTCAATGCAATTTATGTGCAGGGAGATGCTGTCGGCGACACCCTTTACTATGGAAGGGGCGCAGGTGATATGCCGACAGGCAGCGCAGTTGTAAGCGATGTCGTAGATATTGGAAAGAAGATAGTCAGGAGTCAGGAGTCAGGAGTCAGGAGTAAAAAAGCAGTCCTGATTCCACGCTCTAAGCTAAAGGTTAAGGGCATAGAAGACATTGAGGCAATGTATTATTTCAGGTTCACCGCATTTGACAAGCCGGGCGTTCTCTCAAGCATCTCCGGGGTGCTCGGCAGTTACAACATAAGCATAACCTCTGTTATTCAGAAAGGAAGAAGACTTGGAGAGGCTGTACCCCTCATTGTGCTTACGCATACGGCAAAAGAAAAGGATGTTATCAAGGCGGTAGCTGAAATTGACAGGCTCTCAGTTGTTGCGGACAAAACGCTCTATATAAGAGTTGTGGGGAAAGAAGAATAG
- the alaC gene encoding alanine transaminase, with protein sequence MFEFNRIKRLPPYVFAIVNGLKMEARKRGDDIIDLGMGNPDMPAPKHVIDKLCEAANNPKNHRYSASKGITQLRMAVCEWYKRRFDVDLDPESETVVTIGSKEGLSHLALATIQPGDVVMTPAPAYPIHPYSVIIAGGEVISIPIGPGIDFFAEMEKAFKKTWPRPKMLIMNFPHNPTTIVVEGLEFFKKVVDFAKENNIIVVHDFAYADLVFDNYKAPSFLQVPGAKDVGVEFFSLTKSYSMAGWRVGFCVGNKDIVGALIKIKSYLDYGMFQPIQIASIVALRGPQDCVEEFRKIYESRRNVLIKGLNQAGWIIEPPRATMFVWAKIPEQFRKMGSLEFAKLLIKDAGVAVAPGIGFGEGGDEHVRFALVENEHRIKQAAKGIKKVLGR encoded by the coding sequence ATGTTTGAGTTTAACAGGATAAAGAGGCTTCCGCCTTATGTGTTTGCCATAGTCAACGGCCTAAAGATGGAGGCAAGAAAACGCGGGGATGATATAATTGACCTTGGCATGGGAAATCCTGACATGCCTGCCCCAAAACATGTGATAGACAAGCTCTGCGAGGCAGCGAATAATCCCAAGAACCACAGGTATTCTGCATCAAAGGGAATCACCCAGTTGAGGATGGCGGTATGCGAGTGGTACAAGAGGAGATTTGATGTTGACTTAGACCCTGAAAGCGAGACAGTTGTAACTATCGGGTCAAAGGAAGGGCTTTCGCACCTTGCCCTTGCAACCATACAGCCCGGAGATGTTGTTATGACGCCTGCGCCTGCATATCCGATACATCCTTACAGTGTGATAATTGCAGGCGGTGAGGTTATAAGCATTCCGATAGGGCCGGGGATTGATTTTTTTGCAGAAATGGAAAAGGCATTTAAAAAAACATGGCCCAGGCCTAAGATGCTTATAATGAACTTCCCTCACAATCCGACAACAATCGTTGTTGAAGGGCTGGAGTTCTTTAAGAAGGTCGTGGATTTTGCAAAAGAAAACAATATAATAGTTGTTCATGATTTTGCCTATGCAGACCTTGTGTTTGATAATTACAAGGCGCCGAGCTTTTTGCAGGTTCCGGGAGCAAAGGATGTAGGAGTTGAATTTTTCTCTCTTACAAAAAGCTATTCCATGGCAGGATGGAGAGTCGGTTTTTGCGTTGGGAATAAGGATATTGTCGGAGCGCTGATAAAGATAAAGAGTTATCTTGACTACGGGATGTTCCAACCCATACAGATTGCAAGCATTGTTGCTCTGAGAGGGCCTCAGGATTGTGTTGAGGAATTCAGAAAAATATACGAGTCAAGAAGGAATGTATTAATAAAGGGACTAAATCAGGCAGGATGGATTATTGAGCCTCCAAGGGCAACCATGTTTGTATGGGCGAAGATTCCGGAGCAGTTCAGGAAGATGGGTTCACTGGAGTTTGCAAAACTTCTGATTAAAGATGCAGGCGTTGCCGTAGCTCCCGGAATCGGGTTTGGAGAGGGCGGGGACGAGCATGTGAGGTTTGCCCTTGTTGAGAACGAGCACAGGATAAAACAGGCGGCAAAGGGAATCAAGAAGGTGCTTGGCAGATGA
- the lipA gene encoding lipoyl synthase, whose translation MRLPEWIKVKSPMGGHDTKQILRNHRLSTVCEEARCPNIGECFSKPAAAFMILGSACTRNCGFCSVESSAPKPLDEMEPERVALAAKDMGLKYVVVTSVTRDDLPDGGARHFAETVKAVKKHLPKTTVEVLTPDFKGDYDALKTVLDSAPDVYNHNVETVPRLYPHVRPQANYERSLNVLRNAKKIALDINAKSGLMVGLGETFNEVVSVLKDLKDSGCDTVTIGQYLRPGKQNLPVKEYVRPEIFNEYKETAVKIGFKYAASAPLVRSSMNAEEMHTAVMSYK comes from the coding sequence ATGCGATTGCCGGAGTGGATAAAAGTAAAAAGCCCTATGGGGGGGCATGATACTAAACAGATTTTGAGGAATCACCGCCTTTCAACTGTCTGCGAGGAGGCGCGATGTCCGAACATTGGAGAATGCTTTTCAAAACCTGCGGCGGCTTTCATGATTCTCGGCTCTGCATGCACAAGAAACTGCGGGTTCTGCTCTGTAGAGTCCTCTGCTCCTAAGCCTCTTGATGAAATGGAACCTGAAAGGGTTGCTCTGGCTGCAAAGGATATGGGATTGAAATATGTGGTTGTAACCTCTGTTACACGTGATGACTTGCCTGACGGCGGCGCCAGGCATTTTGCTGAAACAGTAAAGGCAGTAAAAAAACATCTTCCCAAGACAACGGTGGAAGTTCTCACCCCTGATTTTAAAGGTGATTACGATGCACTGAAGACTGTCCTTGATTCTGCGCCCGATGTCTATAATCATAATGTAGAGACTGTGCCAAGGCTTTATCCGCATGTAAGGCCTCAGGCAAATTACGAAAGATCCTTAAATGTGTTGCGAAATGCAAAAAAGATAGCGCTTGATATTAACGCAAAATCAGGGCTGATGGTAGGGCTGGGCGAGACTTTCAATGAGGTCGTCAGCGTATTGAAAGACCTTAAAGATTCCGGCTGTGATACTGTGACAATAGGACAATACCTCAGGCCGGGCAAGCAGAATCTCCCTGTTAAGGAATATGTAAGGCCGGAGATTTTTAATGAATATAAAGAAACAGCCGTTAAAATAGGGTTTAAATATGCGGCATCAGCTCCGCTTGTAAGGAGTTCAATGAATGCGGAGGAGATGCATACAGCAGTTATGAGTTATAAGTGA
- a CDS encoding EamA family transporter, with protein MNRMMPSLYILLAIFLWSGLGIIVRLSGVEVHILIFYSVITALIVQGLILSHKNYRKEIPDFRRLKYPAILGVAGLLNTFSYFLAFKHTTIANAVLTHYTAPLIVAFLAPLFLREKVTRKIIVAIVIASTGLWIMLNGFSFKEGHALGITAGLVSGFAYAAVIIFIRVYTQSFNPVVLAFFSNAVIAIFLAPFVREFPVNALWSFLAMGIVHSTIAPILYFKGLRYVSAGRTAVLGYLEPVIAIIFGIIFLNELPGKGSIIGGLLIIFSGYLTLREGK; from the coding sequence ATGAATAGAATGATGCCTTCTCTTTATATTCTGCTTGCCATATTCCTGTGGAGCGGTCTTGGTATAATCGTAAGGCTTTCCGGCGTTGAGGTACACATCCTCATTTTTTATTCGGTCATAACAGCCTTGATTGTTCAGGGCTTAATCTTATCACACAAAAATTACAGGAAGGAAATCCCTGATTTCAGGAGGCTTAAATATCCTGCAATATTAGGCGTCGCAGGGCTCCTGAATACGTTTTCTTATTTTCTTGCCTTTAAACATACAACGATAGCAAATGCAGTGCTCACTCATTACACTGCTCCTCTAATTGTTGCTTTTCTTGCCCCATTATTTCTGAGAGAAAAAGTAACACGAAAGATTATTGTTGCAATAGTCATAGCTTCAACAGGCCTGTGGATTATGCTTAACGGATTTTCGTTCAAGGAAGGACATGCTCTCGGAATAACCGCGGGGCTGGTATCGGGATTCGCTTATGCAGCAGTCATTATTTTCATCAGAGTTTACACGCAGAGCTTTAATCCTGTAGTGCTTGCCTTTTTCTCAAACGCAGTCATTGCAATCTTTCTTGCGCCTTTTGTCAGGGAGTTTCCGGTAAATGCGCTCTGGAGTTTTCTGGCAATGGGGATTGTTCATTCTACAATAGCCCCGATTCTCTACTTTAAAGGCCTTCGCTATGTCTCTGCCGGCAGAACTGCTGTGCTTGGGTATCTTGAACCCGTTATCGCGATAATCTTCGGCATAATATTTTTGAATGAATTGCCGGGAAAAGGCTCAATTATCGGAGGACTGCTGATAATATTTTCAGGGTACCTTACTTTAAGAGAGGGGAAATAA
- a CDS encoding M48 family metallopeptidase, with protein MEEIKISRIIRSKRKTIALVLTHDATLVIRAPLKTPFDYLEKLVNEKRVWIRAKLQEIQSRPKPKAKEFVNGESFFCLGKSYNLEIVDSISVDIELKDNLLLSLEKVPYARDVVIKWYKSVAEKKIKERCEWYSSLTGYKPLSIKITGAQRRWGSSGSKRTVNFSWRLIMAPLEIIDYVIVHELVHLEQRDHSRLFWDKVKSIMPDFKRRQKWLKDNERTLSI; from the coding sequence ATGGAAGAAATTAAAATCAGCAGAATAATCCGCTCAAAAAGAAAAACGATTGCGCTTGTGCTGACACACGATGCAACGCTCGTTATCCGCGCACCGCTCAAAACTCCTTTTGATTATTTGGAAAAGCTGGTTAATGAAAAACGTGTATGGATTAGAGCAAAGTTGCAGGAGATACAGAGCAGGCCTAAGCCAAAAGCTAAGGAATTTGTAAATGGAGAGTCATTCTTTTGTCTCGGAAAGAGCTATAATTTGGAAATTGTGGATAGTATTAGTGTTGATATTGAGCTTAAAGATAATCTGCTTTTATCTCTGGAAAAAGTGCCTTATGCAAGGGATGTTGTGATAAAGTGGTACAAATCAGTCGCGGAAAAGAAGATAAAAGAGCGCTGCGAGTGGTATTCAAGCCTTACCGGATATAAGCCGCTCTCAATCAAAATCACTGGCGCTCAAAGAAGATGGGGCTCAAGCGGCTCAAAGAGAACTGTAAATTTCAGCTGGCGTTTGATAATGGCGCCGCTGGAAATAATTGACTATGTAATTGTGCATGAACTTGTGCATTTGGAACAAAGAGACCACTCAAGATTATTTTGGGATAAAGTAAAAAGCATCATGCCTGATTTTAAAAGAAGGCAAAAGTGGTTGAAGGATAACGAAAGGACTCTGAGTATTTAA